The following coding sequences lie in one Tachysurus fulvidraco isolate hzauxx_2018 chromosome 19, HZAU_PFXX_2.0, whole genome shotgun sequence genomic window:
- the shank3b gene encoding SH3 and multiple ankyrin repeat domains protein 3 isoform X2, which yields MPMSPPADGKHEAPDRPRQQHAPTNGNHGDDSIRGSPGSMGGSNDSMEDLHGNAVIIRIGIPDLQQTKCLRLDLEAPVWVCKQRVLVTLTQSLTDVLNYGLYLPAFNGRAGKFLDEERLLREYPLPTVTPVPYLEFRYKRRVYTQSHVDDKQLAKLHTKANLKKFMEYVQQRSVEKVCRFLEKGLDPNFHDVDTGESPLTLAAQLESSADLIKVLRSGGAHLDFRTRDGITALHKAVQTHNHIALTTLLDLGASPDYKDSRGLTPLYHSAMVGGDPYCCELLLYDHAQLGYSDENGWQEIHQACRHGNVQHLEHLLFYGAEMSAQNASGNTALHLCALYNQDGCARVLLFRGANKDIKNYNNQTAFQVAIIAGNFDLAEIIKIHKTSDVVPFRESPSYSSRRRGVCVSPRRSLMRSASDNALDESLPAPSPAPSLHSLPPLEPDNTIPSPHSPQGGHTRSLRRQTRGHLSPGSPVQRDPSPPAVSRGPKRRLYSAVPGRTFIAVSSHTPQGEGEITLNRGERVKVLSIGEGGFWEGSVKGRTGWFPAHCVEEVQLRQYDPRLETREDRTKRLFRHYTVGSYDNYTSYSDYVIEEKTATLQKRDSEGFGFVLRGAKAETPIEEFTPTPAFPALQYLESVDLDGVAWRAGLRTGDFLIEVNGVSVVKVGHRQVVSLIRQGGSRLLMKVVSVTRKPDTGDVVRKKAPPPPKRDPSTSLTLRSKSMTAELEEMASRRRRGEKLDEMLSSPKEPVVVMRQRTPEVDSRAATVKQRPTSRRITQAEISSLLERQGMQISPGVSLGLDKSHMHLQGMTRTKSFGAPEDERISALIGEHHFPRSSSMTDSFRQDSIPPPPQTAPPPPPTPYFMESGPPPSFLPPPPPTRAANQTRSSFRPGAEPKLHGPVTTDRQRKARSMIILQDTTHLPVEPAPITRPATPTSGAAPPERGRRRGQPVENPYANVGRLSAVYTPAKPQRRKSPLVKQGQVEEGTAAQAGTGRDPSPLGGTRIPHSSRAEQFQQQVLSERARITPPGARRRTSVFLSVEGSTSEPQTTPLLSQSHSVDELAELPPPAPMLSPCLPPGGSTFIHPLTGRPLDPSSPLALALAARERALSGRTTPTPTPTPSPSPTQGRAVERPETEGGVTPPAALEASPTDSWREEPVSITTETASQVTNGSPISGRSLEESIVQPSVQIVQPSLMDTEHSQPVVPPSMPSPAPTLSNLAGRSMTMSSEEEAEPYTVTLPPALLSSSDEETREELRKIGIVPPPQPFANGLLIKETPKVTISISPGASPRPSIAKISGKASDSTADSGVEDPHMETTSTVSTVSSMSTLSSESTDSAHASKPRCGVGRGRPVHLRDPLLKQSSDSELLPHPPSTGPVRPRYLFQRRSKLWGEEPRAQVGIADDSRPAAMGAELLSKDTHSLGEEPPMGVLDPGRRSPVGGARCEENGEESKSLFSSLGELHTISQRNYGTTFTIRPGSRYPITRRTPSPGATPERTEPLGPMRAFGPHHHHHHHTILKSSSLSLPQEPKEVRFVMRSASARARSRSPSPSPCASPCPSPVLGAPLLALRPFRQRPLALWSKYDVGEWLESVGLGEHRARFVEHEIEGAHLPALTKDDLAELGVTRVGHRMNIERALKQLLESSGA from the exons ATGCCTATGAGTCCACCTGCCGACGGCAAACATGAGGCTCCCGACAGGCCGCGGCAACAGCACGCCCCTACCAACGGAAACCACGGCGACGACAGCATTCGTGGCTCTCCAGGGTCTATGGGTGGCTCCAACGATTCCATGGAAGATCTCCACGGAAACGCCGTCATTATCCGCATCGGAATCCCTGACCTTCAGCAAACA aaGTGTCTGCGCTTGGACTTGGAGGCTCCGGTGTGGGTGTGTAAGCAGCGGGTTTTGGTTACTCTGACCCAGAGCCTGACAGACGTGCTGAACTATGGCCTCTACCTCCCGGCTTTCAACGGCAGAGCCGGCAAGTTCCTGGATGAAGAAAGACTGCTCAGGGAGTATCCTCTCCCTACTGTAACACCTGTACCTTACctagag TTTCGCTACAAGAGACGTGTTTACACTCAGAGCCATGTGGATGACAAGCAACTAGCCAAACTTCACACTAAG GCCAATCTGAAGAAGTTTATGGAGTACGTTCAACAGAGGAGTGTGGAGAAAGTCTGCAGGTTCCTGGAGAAAGGGCTAGATCCCAACTTCCATGATGTAGACACTGGAG AGTCGCCCCTTACTCTGGCAGCACAGTTGGAATCGAGCGCTGATCTTATTAAAGTTCTGAGGAGTGGAGGAGCTCACCTAGACTTCAGAACCAGAGACGGCATCACCGCACTTCACAAGGCCGTGCAGACGCACAACCACATAGCTCTAACT ACACTGTTGGATCTAGGAGCCTCTCCGGACTATAAAGACAGCCGTGGGCTCACTCCTCTGTACCACAGTGCTATGGTGGGGGGTGACCCATACTGCTGTGAACTGCTGCTGTATGATCATGCTCAGCTCGGCTACAGTGACGAGAATGGCTGGCAGGAGATCCACCag GCTTGTCGACATGGAAATGTGCAGCACCTCGAGCACCTGTTGTTCTATGGAGCTGAGATGAGTGCACAGAATGCCTCAGGAAACACAGCACTGCACCTGTGTGCTCTCTACAACCAG GACGGATGTGCCCGAGTGTTGCTATTTCGCGGAGCAAATAAAGACATCAAGAACTACAACAACCAGACAGCATTCCAG GTGGCCATCATCGCAGGGAACTTTGACCTGGCTGAGATCATTAAGATCCATAAAACCTCAGACGTAG TGCCTTTCAGGGAGAGCCCTTCATACTCGTCTCGGCGccgtggggtgtgtgtgtcaccgCGCCGCTCCCTGATGCGTTCGGCCAGCGATAACGCACTGGATGAGAGTCTGCCCGCACCCTCGCCAGCCCCTTCACTGCACAGCCTGCCCCCTCTGGAGCCTGATAACACCATACCGAGCCCACACAGCCCACAGGGGGGACACACACGCAGCCTCAGGAGACAAACCCGTGGCCATCTCAG CCCTGGCAGTCCTGTGCAAAGGGATCCCAGCCCCCCTGCTGTATCACGAGGGCCAAAGCGGCGACTTTACAGCGCGGTGCCTGGCCGTACCTTCATCGCTGTCAGCTCACACACTCCGCAGGGTGAGGGTGAGATCACACTCAACCGCGGGGaaagggtcaaag TGCTGAGTATAGGAGAAGGAGGATTCTGGGAAGGCTCAGTTAAAGGACGAACCGGTTGGTTTCCTGCACACTGCGTAGAGGAGGTTCAGCTCAGACAGTATGACCCACGACTAG AAACAAGAGAAGATCGCACCAAGAGGCTTTTCAGGCATTACACCGTTGGATCCTATGATAATTATACCTCCTACAG TGATTACGTAATTGAAGAGAAAACTGCCACGCTGcagaagagagacagtgagggaTTTGGCTTTGTTCTTCGAGGAGCTAAag CTGAAACTCCAATCGAAGAATTCACTCCGACTCCTGCGTTTCCTGCGCTGCAATATCTGGAGTCAGTGGATCTGGATGGTGTGGCATGGAGAGCAGGACTACGAACTGGGGACTTCCTAATCGAG GTGAACGGGGTTAGCGTGGTAAAAGTGGGCCATCGGCAAGTGGTCTCTCTGATACGGCAAGGTGGGAGTCGTCTTCTTATGAAAGTGGTGTCAGTAACACGGAAACCTGACACAGGAGATGTTGTTCGTAAAAAGG CTCCTCCACCACCCAAGAGAGACCCAAGCACGAGTCTAACCCTGCGCTCCAAAAGCATGACCGCCGAGCTGGAAGAGATGg CATCAAGGAGAAGAAGGGGAG AGAAGTTGGATGAGATGCTGAGTTCACCTAAAGAGCCTGTTGTGGTGATGAGGCAACGGACTCCAGAAGTAGACTCCAGAGCAGCCACTGTGAAACAGAGACCGACCAGTCGACGCATAACACAGGCTGAGATTAGt tctCTGTTGGAGAGGCAAGGGATGCAAATATCTCCTGGTGTATCTCTTGGTCTGGATAAAAGTCACATGCATCTGCAAGGGATGACCAGAACAAAATCATTTG gtGCACCAGAAGATGAAAGAATATCTGCTTTAATTGGAGAGCACCACTTTCCAAGAAGCTCCTCAATGACTGACAGCTTCCGACAAGACAGTATCCCACCCCCACCACAAACtgcacctccacctcctccaacACCATACTTCATGGAATCAGGTCCTCCTCCGTCTTTCTTGCCTCCTCCACCCCCAACGCGTGCAGCCAATCAGACCCGTTCAAGCTTCCGACCAGGTGCAGAACCCAAGCTCCATGGTCCTGTCACAACTGACCGCCAGAGGAAGGCTCGTTCTATGATCATCCTTCAGGACACCACCCACCTTCCAGTAGAGCCCGCCCCCATTACCAGGCCAGCAACACCTACCTCTGGGGCAGCTCCTCCTGAGCGTGGTCGTAGGCGTGGCCAGCCTGTAGAGAATCCATATGCCAACGTGGGCCGTTTGAGTGCAGTCTATACTCCAGCCAAGCCCCAGCGCAGGAAGAGTCCACTGGTCAAACAAGGTCAGGTTGAGGAGGGCACAGCTGCCCAGGCTGGTACTGGTAGGGATCCCTCTCCCCTAGGAGGTACTCGAATCCCTCACAGCAGCCGAGCAGAGCAGTTCCAGCAGCAGGTGCTCTCTGAGAGGGCTAGAATTACACCCCCAGGAGCTCGTCGCAGGACCAGTGTGTTCCTTTCTGTTGAAGGAAGCACCAGTGAGCCTCAAACCACCCCCTTACTATCCCAGTCACACTCAGTGGATGAGCTGGCTGAGTTGCCACCTCCAGCTCCCATGCTTTCTCCCTGTCTGCCACCAGGAGGTTCTACATTTATACATCCTCTCACTGGGCGTCCTTTGGACCCCTCCTCTCCATTAGCACTTGCTTTAGCTGCAAGAGAGCGTGCACTCAGTGGCCGTACTACACCGACTCCCACACCCACTCCCTCACCATCACCCACTCAGGGCAGAGCAGTGGAGAGACCAGAGACAGAAGGAGGAGTCACACCACCTGCGGCTCTTGAGGCTTCACCTACTGATTCTTGGAGGGAAGAGCCTGTCAGCATCACAACGGAAACTGCTAGTCAAGTGACTAATGGAAGCCCTATATCTGGGAGAAGTTTGGAGGAGTCCATAGTGCAACCATCCGTACAGATTGTCCAACCATCATTGATGGACACAGAGCACAGTCAACCAGTAGTTCCACCTTCCATGCCTTCACCTGCCCCAACTCTCTCAAACCTGGCAGGGCGGAGCATGACCATGAGCTCAGAGGAGGAAGCAGAGCCCTACACAGTCACCTTGCCCCCTGCACTTCTCTCATCTAGTGATGAAGAAACCAGGGAGGAGCTTCGCAAAATTGGCATAGTCCCACCCCCTCAACCCTTTGCCAATGGCCTTCTAATAAAGGAAACGCCCAAAGTCACCATCAGCATTTCTCCAGGGGCATCTCCAAGGCCTTCTATAGCAAAGATATCTGGCAAAGCAAGCGACTCCACGGCAGACTCCGGCGTTGAGGACCCCCATATGGAGACCACTAGTACTGTTTCCACAGTCTCCAGCATGTCCACTTTGTCATCAGAGAGCACAGACTCTGCCCACGCCAGCAAGCCACGTTGTGGGGTGGGCCGCGGCCGCCCCGTGCATCTCAGGGACCCACTGCTTAAACAGTCATCAGACAGTGAGCTGCTTCCACACCCACCCAGCACAGGCCCAGTTCGCCCACGCTACCTGTTCCAAAGACGCTCTAAACTCTGGGGGGAGGAGCCCAGGGCTCAAGTGGGCATAGCTGATGATAGTAGGCCTGCTGCAATGGGTGCAGAGTTACTAAGTAAAGATACTCACTCTTTAGGGGAGGAACCACCAATGGGAGTACTTGACCCTGGCAGAAGGTCACCAGTTGGTGGCGCCAG ATGTGAGGAGAATGGAGAAGAGAGTAAATC ACTCTTCAGCAGCCTTGGTGAGCTTCACACCATCTCACAAAGGAACTATGGCACCACTTTCACCATCCGTCCGGGCAGCCGCTACCCAATAACCCGCAGAACACCCAGCCCGGGGGCCACTCCAGAGCGAACTGAGCCTCTGGGGCCAATGCGTGCATTTGgtccccaccaccaccatcaccaccatacCATCCTCAAGTCCTCCAGCCTGAGCCTCCCACAAGAGCCCAAGGAGGTGCGCTTTGTCATGCGGAGTGCCAGTGCTCGTGCCCGCAGC
- the shank3b gene encoding SH3 and multiple ankyrin repeat domains protein 3 isoform X8, translating into MPMSPPADGKHEAPDRPRQQHAPTNGNHGDDSIRGSPGSMGGSNDSMEDLHGNAVIIRIGIPDLQQTKCLRLDLEAPVWVCKQRVLVTLTQSLTDVLNYGLYLPAFNGRAGKFLDEERLLREYPLPTVTPVPYLEFRYKRRVYTQSHVDDKQLAKLHTKANLKKFMEYVQQRSVEKVCRFLEKGLDPNFHDVDTGESPLTLAAQLESSADLIKVLRSGGAHLDFRTRDGITALHKAVQTHNHIALTTLLDLGASPDYKDSRGLTPLYHSAMVGGDPYCCELLLYDHAQLGYSDENGWQEIHQACRHGNVQHLEHLLFYGAEMSAQNASGNTALHLCALYNQDGCARVLLFRGANKDIKNYNNQTAFQVAIIAGNFDLAEIIKIHKTSDVVPFRESPSYSSRRRGVCVSPRRSLMRSASDNALDESLPAPSPAPSLHSLPPLEPDNTIPSPHSPQGGHTRSLRRQTRGHLSPGSPVQRDPSPPAVSRGPKRRLYSAVPGRTFIAVSSHTPQGEGEITLNRGERVKVLSIGEGGFWEGSVKGRTGWFPAHCVEEVQLRQYDPRLETREDRTKRLFRHYTVGSYDNYTSYSDYVIEEKTATLQKRDSEGFGFVLRGAKAETPIEEFTPTPAFPALQYLESVDLDGVAWRAGLRTGDFLIEVNGVSVVKVGHRQVVSLIRQGGSRLLMKVVSVTRKPDTGDVVRKKAPPPPKRDPSTSLTLRSKSMTAELEEMEKLDEMLSSPKEPVVVMRQRTPEVDSRAATVKQRPTSRRITQAEISSLLERQGMQISPGVSLGLDKSHMHLQGMTRTKSFGAPEDERISALIGEHHFPRSSSMTDSFRQDSIPPPPQTAPPPPPTPYFMESGPPPSFLPPPPPTRAANQTRSSFRPGAEPKLHGPVTTDRQRKARSMIILQDTTHLPVEPAPITRPATPTSGAAPPERGRRRGQPVENPYANVGRLSAVYTPAKPQRRKSPLVKQGQVEEGTAAQAGTGRDPSPLGGTRIPHSSRAEQFQQQVLSERARITPPGARRRTSVFLSVEGSTSEPQTTPLLSQSHSVDELAELPPPAPMLSPCLPPGGSTFIHPLTGRPLDPSSPLALALAARERALSGRTTPTPTPTPSPSPTQGRAVERPETEGGVTPPAALEASPTDSWREEPVSITTETASQVTNGSPISGRSLEESIVQPSVQIVQPSLMDTEHSQPVVPPSMPSPAPTLSNLAGRSMTMSSEEEAEPYTVTLPPALLSSSDEETREELRKIGIVPPPQPFANGLLIKETPKVTISISPGASPRPSIAKISGKASDSTADSGVEDPHMETTSTVSTVSSMSTLSSESTDSAHASKPRCGVGRGRPVHLRDPLLKQSSDSELLPHPPSTGPVRPRYLFQRRSKLWGEEPRAQVGIADDSRPAAMGAELLSKDTHSLGEEPPMGVLDPGRRSPVGGARCEENGEESKSLFSSLGELHTISQRNYGTTFTIRPGSRYPITRRTPSPGATPERTEPLGPMRAFGPHHHHHHHTILKSSSLSLPQEPKEVRFVMRSASARARSRSPSPSPCASPCPSPVLGAPLLALRPFRQRPLALWSKYDVGEWLESVGLGEHRARFVEHEIEGAHLPALTKDDLAELGVTRVGHRMNIERALKQLLESSGA; encoded by the exons ATGCCTATGAGTCCACCTGCCGACGGCAAACATGAGGCTCCCGACAGGCCGCGGCAACAGCACGCCCCTACCAACGGAAACCACGGCGACGACAGCATTCGTGGCTCTCCAGGGTCTATGGGTGGCTCCAACGATTCCATGGAAGATCTCCACGGAAACGCCGTCATTATCCGCATCGGAATCCCTGACCTTCAGCAAACA aaGTGTCTGCGCTTGGACTTGGAGGCTCCGGTGTGGGTGTGTAAGCAGCGGGTTTTGGTTACTCTGACCCAGAGCCTGACAGACGTGCTGAACTATGGCCTCTACCTCCCGGCTTTCAACGGCAGAGCCGGCAAGTTCCTGGATGAAGAAAGACTGCTCAGGGAGTATCCTCTCCCTACTGTAACACCTGTACCTTACctagag TTTCGCTACAAGAGACGTGTTTACACTCAGAGCCATGTGGATGACAAGCAACTAGCCAAACTTCACACTAAG GCCAATCTGAAGAAGTTTATGGAGTACGTTCAACAGAGGAGTGTGGAGAAAGTCTGCAGGTTCCTGGAGAAAGGGCTAGATCCCAACTTCCATGATGTAGACACTGGAG AGTCGCCCCTTACTCTGGCAGCACAGTTGGAATCGAGCGCTGATCTTATTAAAGTTCTGAGGAGTGGAGGAGCTCACCTAGACTTCAGAACCAGAGACGGCATCACCGCACTTCACAAGGCCGTGCAGACGCACAACCACATAGCTCTAACT ACACTGTTGGATCTAGGAGCCTCTCCGGACTATAAAGACAGCCGTGGGCTCACTCCTCTGTACCACAGTGCTATGGTGGGGGGTGACCCATACTGCTGTGAACTGCTGCTGTATGATCATGCTCAGCTCGGCTACAGTGACGAGAATGGCTGGCAGGAGATCCACCag GCTTGTCGACATGGAAATGTGCAGCACCTCGAGCACCTGTTGTTCTATGGAGCTGAGATGAGTGCACAGAATGCCTCAGGAAACACAGCACTGCACCTGTGTGCTCTCTACAACCAG GACGGATGTGCCCGAGTGTTGCTATTTCGCGGAGCAAATAAAGACATCAAGAACTACAACAACCAGACAGCATTCCAG GTGGCCATCATCGCAGGGAACTTTGACCTGGCTGAGATCATTAAGATCCATAAAACCTCAGACGTAG TGCCTTTCAGGGAGAGCCCTTCATACTCGTCTCGGCGccgtggggtgtgtgtgtcaccgCGCCGCTCCCTGATGCGTTCGGCCAGCGATAACGCACTGGATGAGAGTCTGCCCGCACCCTCGCCAGCCCCTTCACTGCACAGCCTGCCCCCTCTGGAGCCTGATAACACCATACCGAGCCCACACAGCCCACAGGGGGGACACACACGCAGCCTCAGGAGACAAACCCGTGGCCATCTCAG CCCTGGCAGTCCTGTGCAAAGGGATCCCAGCCCCCCTGCTGTATCACGAGGGCCAAAGCGGCGACTTTACAGCGCGGTGCCTGGCCGTACCTTCATCGCTGTCAGCTCACACACTCCGCAGGGTGAGGGTGAGATCACACTCAACCGCGGGGaaagggtcaaag TGCTGAGTATAGGAGAAGGAGGATTCTGGGAAGGCTCAGTTAAAGGACGAACCGGTTGGTTTCCTGCACACTGCGTAGAGGAGGTTCAGCTCAGACAGTATGACCCACGACTAG AAACAAGAGAAGATCGCACCAAGAGGCTTTTCAGGCATTACACCGTTGGATCCTATGATAATTATACCTCCTACAG TGATTACGTAATTGAAGAGAAAACTGCCACGCTGcagaagagagacagtgagggaTTTGGCTTTGTTCTTCGAGGAGCTAAag CTGAAACTCCAATCGAAGAATTCACTCCGACTCCTGCGTTTCCTGCGCTGCAATATCTGGAGTCAGTGGATCTGGATGGTGTGGCATGGAGAGCAGGACTACGAACTGGGGACTTCCTAATCGAG GTGAACGGGGTTAGCGTGGTAAAAGTGGGCCATCGGCAAGTGGTCTCTCTGATACGGCAAGGTGGGAGTCGTCTTCTTATGAAAGTGGTGTCAGTAACACGGAAACCTGACACAGGAGATGTTGTTCGTAAAAAGG CTCCTCCACCACCCAAGAGAGACCCAAGCACGAGTCTAACCCTGCGCTCCAAAAGCATGACCGCCGAGCTGGAAGAGATGg AGAAGTTGGATGAGATGCTGAGTTCACCTAAAGAGCCTGTTGTGGTGATGAGGCAACGGACTCCAGAAGTAGACTCCAGAGCAGCCACTGTGAAACAGAGACCGACCAGTCGACGCATAACACAGGCTGAGATTAGt tctCTGTTGGAGAGGCAAGGGATGCAAATATCTCCTGGTGTATCTCTTGGTCTGGATAAAAGTCACATGCATCTGCAAGGGATGACCAGAACAAAATCATTTG gtGCACCAGAAGATGAAAGAATATCTGCTTTAATTGGAGAGCACCACTTTCCAAGAAGCTCCTCAATGACTGACAGCTTCCGACAAGACAGTATCCCACCCCCACCACAAACtgcacctccacctcctccaacACCATACTTCATGGAATCAGGTCCTCCTCCGTCTTTCTTGCCTCCTCCACCCCCAACGCGTGCAGCCAATCAGACCCGTTCAAGCTTCCGACCAGGTGCAGAACCCAAGCTCCATGGTCCTGTCACAACTGACCGCCAGAGGAAGGCTCGTTCTATGATCATCCTTCAGGACACCACCCACCTTCCAGTAGAGCCCGCCCCCATTACCAGGCCAGCAACACCTACCTCTGGGGCAGCTCCTCCTGAGCGTGGTCGTAGGCGTGGCCAGCCTGTAGAGAATCCATATGCCAACGTGGGCCGTTTGAGTGCAGTCTATACTCCAGCCAAGCCCCAGCGCAGGAAGAGTCCACTGGTCAAACAAGGTCAGGTTGAGGAGGGCACAGCTGCCCAGGCTGGTACTGGTAGGGATCCCTCTCCCCTAGGAGGTACTCGAATCCCTCACAGCAGCCGAGCAGAGCAGTTCCAGCAGCAGGTGCTCTCTGAGAGGGCTAGAATTACACCCCCAGGAGCTCGTCGCAGGACCAGTGTGTTCCTTTCTGTTGAAGGAAGCACCAGTGAGCCTCAAACCACCCCCTTACTATCCCAGTCACACTCAGTGGATGAGCTGGCTGAGTTGCCACCTCCAGCTCCCATGCTTTCTCCCTGTCTGCCACCAGGAGGTTCTACATTTATACATCCTCTCACTGGGCGTCCTTTGGACCCCTCCTCTCCATTAGCACTTGCTTTAGCTGCAAGAGAGCGTGCACTCAGTGGCCGTACTACACCGACTCCCACACCCACTCCCTCACCATCACCCACTCAGGGCAGAGCAGTGGAGAGACCAGAGACAGAAGGAGGAGTCACACCACCTGCGGCTCTTGAGGCTTCACCTACTGATTCTTGGAGGGAAGAGCCTGTCAGCATCACAACGGAAACTGCTAGTCAAGTGACTAATGGAAGCCCTATATCTGGGAGAAGTTTGGAGGAGTCCATAGTGCAACCATCCGTACAGATTGTCCAACCATCATTGATGGACACAGAGCACAGTCAACCAGTAGTTCCACCTTCCATGCCTTCACCTGCCCCAACTCTCTCAAACCTGGCAGGGCGGAGCATGACCATGAGCTCAGAGGAGGAAGCAGAGCCCTACACAGTCACCTTGCCCCCTGCACTTCTCTCATCTAGTGATGAAGAAACCAGGGAGGAGCTTCGCAAAATTGGCATAGTCCCACCCCCTCAACCCTTTGCCAATGGCCTTCTAATAAAGGAAACGCCCAAAGTCACCATCAGCATTTCTCCAGGGGCATCTCCAAGGCCTTCTATAGCAAAGATATCTGGCAAAGCAAGCGACTCCACGGCAGACTCCGGCGTTGAGGACCCCCATATGGAGACCACTAGTACTGTTTCCACAGTCTCCAGCATGTCCACTTTGTCATCAGAGAGCACAGACTCTGCCCACGCCAGCAAGCCACGTTGTGGGGTGGGCCGCGGCCGCCCCGTGCATCTCAGGGACCCACTGCTTAAACAGTCATCAGACAGTGAGCTGCTTCCACACCCACCCAGCACAGGCCCAGTTCGCCCACGCTACCTGTTCCAAAGACGCTCTAAACTCTGGGGGGAGGAGCCCAGGGCTCAAGTGGGCATAGCTGATGATAGTAGGCCTGCTGCAATGGGTGCAGAGTTACTAAGTAAAGATACTCACTCTTTAGGGGAGGAACCACCAATGGGAGTACTTGACCCTGGCAGAAGGTCACCAGTTGGTGGCGCCAG ATGTGAGGAGAATGGAGAAGAGAGTAAATC ACTCTTCAGCAGCCTTGGTGAGCTTCACACCATCTCACAAAGGAACTATGGCACCACTTTCACCATCCGTCCGGGCAGCCGCTACCCAATAACCCGCAGAACACCCAGCCCGGGGGCCACTCCAGAGCGAACTGAGCCTCTGGGGCCAATGCGTGCATTTGgtccccaccaccaccatcaccaccatacCATCCTCAAGTCCTCCAGCCTGAGCCTCCCACAAGAGCCCAAGGAGGTGCGCTTTGTCATGCGGAGTGCCAGTGCTCGTGCCCGCAGC